The Flexivirga oryzae genome has a segment encoding these proteins:
- a CDS encoding acyl-CoA synthetase: MRLVDYLDKGFSIAPDAPCLTTDGETLTYGDVRALAGRIANALSACGVRPGDKVAIISGNDPVAFTCVFGISRAGAVWCPINPRNEAGENRELLDLFDCSVVVYAPDYGSLVSAIKPELPHVHTWVRLGQPGGTETAGSLSWHEFLDAATSSTDIDEPAVDDLAMIVGTGGTSGRPKGVMLQGSNLEAMTAITLMSYPFAGRPVYLALAPLTHAAGVLCFPIMAYGGEIVIMRAPDVGRFLKLIEQHRVTHTFLPPTVIYMVLAHDALETTDLSSLQCFWYGAAPMSVARLTEAIQRIGPVMAQLFGQTEAPMMISTMAPADHFNPDGSPAVDRLSSAGRPSPLTTVAIMGADGALLAPGEHGEIVVRGSLVMPGYYKNDEENATASRFGWHHTGDIGYLDDDNFLYVVDRAKDMIITGGFNVYSTEVEQAALSHPDVQDCAVIGLPDDKWGERVVAVVQSRPGRHPDPEQVVAHVKSRIGSVKAPKEVLVWADLPRSRVGKVLKTEIKATLLGGGEQPG; the protein is encoded by the coding sequence ATGCGGCTGGTCGACTATCTCGACAAGGGCTTCTCCATCGCCCCCGACGCGCCCTGCCTCACGACGGACGGCGAGACGCTGACGTACGGCGATGTGCGCGCACTCGCCGGGCGGATCGCGAATGCGTTGAGCGCGTGCGGTGTTCGCCCCGGGGACAAGGTGGCGATCATCTCCGGCAACGACCCGGTGGCGTTCACCTGCGTCTTCGGGATCAGCCGCGCCGGAGCGGTGTGGTGCCCGATCAACCCGCGCAACGAAGCCGGCGAGAACCGGGAGCTGCTGGACCTGTTCGACTGTTCGGTGGTCGTCTACGCCCCCGACTACGGGTCGTTGGTGTCGGCCATCAAGCCGGAGCTGCCGCACGTGCACACCTGGGTGCGGCTCGGGCAGCCAGGGGGCACGGAGACCGCAGGTTCGTTGAGCTGGCACGAATTCCTCGATGCCGCAACGTCATCGACCGACATCGACGAACCCGCGGTCGACGATCTCGCGATGATCGTCGGCACCGGCGGCACCTCCGGGCGCCCGAAGGGCGTCATGCTGCAGGGCAGCAATCTGGAGGCGATGACCGCCATCACGTTGATGAGCTACCCGTTCGCCGGACGTCCGGTGTATCTCGCGCTCGCGCCGCTCACACACGCCGCCGGAGTCCTGTGCTTCCCGATCATGGCGTACGGCGGCGAGATCGTCATCATGCGCGCCCCGGACGTCGGGCGGTTCCTGAAACTGATCGAGCAACACCGGGTCACGCACACCTTCCTGCCGCCGACGGTGATCTACATGGTGCTCGCCCACGACGCCCTCGAAACCACGGATCTGTCGTCGTTGCAGTGCTTCTGGTATGGCGCCGCACCCATGTCGGTCGCGAGACTGACCGAGGCGATCCAGCGGATCGGTCCGGTGATGGCCCAGCTCTTCGGGCAGACCGAGGCGCCGATGATGATCTCGACGATGGCACCGGCCGACCACTTCAACCCCGACGGTTCGCCGGCCGTCGACCGGCTGTCCTCCGCCGGCCGGCCGTCACCGCTGACCACCGTCGCGATCATGGGGGCCGACGGCGCGCTGCTCGCCCCGGGCGAGCACGGCGAGATCGTGGTGCGCGGCTCGCTCGTCATGCCCGGCTACTACAAGAACGACGAGGAGAACGCCACGGCATCCCGGTTCGGCTGGCACCACACCGGCGACATCGGCTACCTCGACGACGACAACTTCCTCTACGTCGTCGACCGGGCCAAGGACATGATCATCACCGGCGGCTTCAACGTCTACTCCACCGAGGTGGAGCAGGCCGCGCTGTCGCACCCGGACGTCCAGGACTGCGCGGTCATCGGCCTCCCCGACGACAAGTGGGGCGAACGTGTCGTCGCCGTCGTCCAGTCGCGCCCGGGCCGCCACCCCGACCCGGAGCAGGTGGTCGCGCACGTCAAGTCCCGGATCGGGAGTGTGAAGGCCCCCAAGGAGGTCCTGGTCTGGGCGGACCTGCCCCGGTCCAGGGTGGGCAAGGTGCTCAAGACCGAGATCAAGGCCACGCTGCTGGGCGGGGGCGAACAACCCGGCTGA
- a CDS encoding alpha-amylase family glycosyl hydrolase translates to MTVSTNTSHLVHPCHPNGEWWRSAVIYQIYPRSWADGDGNGIGDLPGITGHLPYLRALGVDAIWLSPFYTSPQADAGYDVADYRNVDALFGTLTDADELIRVAHANQLRVVVDLVPNHTSDEHVWFQAALAAAPGSPERDRYVFREGTGAGGEEPPNDWQSVFGGPAWTRVTEQDGTPGQWYLHLFDTKQPDLNWENPVVRSEFEDILRFWLDRGVDGFRVDVAHGLIKAHGLPDWEGPMNMLDMTEERTPPPMWDQDGVHEIYRDWRKILDSYPGQRAMCAEAWVEPPERAARYVRSDEFQQSFNFDFLTTPWRAADLIESIDRSYRANDQVGAPTTWVLSNHDVVRHATRLALPVGEPRPNGIFATDPQPDAELGLRRARAATTLMLALPGGAYLYYGEELGLPDHTTLPNEVRQDPAYERTGHKDAGRDGCRIPMPWEKDSPAYGFGSEQQPWLPQPESYGALAVDQQEGVAGSTLELYRTLLRVRRELDLGEGSLTAVDLGPDVVAYDVASGADTVRVILNLGTADVELPSAAEVLVGSEQGLDTASSASLPRPLDPRVLPTDTAVWLRL, encoded by the coding sequence GTGACCGTTTCGACCAACACCTCACACCTCGTGCACCCTTGCCACCCGAACGGCGAATGGTGGCGCAGCGCCGTGATCTACCAGATCTACCCGCGCTCCTGGGCGGACGGTGACGGCAACGGCATCGGCGATCTGCCGGGCATCACCGGACATCTGCCCTACCTGCGCGCCCTCGGCGTCGACGCCATCTGGCTGTCGCCGTTCTACACCTCGCCGCAGGCCGACGCCGGGTACGACGTGGCCGACTACCGCAACGTCGACGCACTCTTCGGCACCCTCACCGACGCCGACGAGCTGATCCGGGTCGCGCACGCGAACCAGTTGCGGGTGGTCGTCGACCTCGTCCCCAACCACACCTCCGACGAGCACGTGTGGTTCCAGGCTGCGCTGGCCGCAGCACCCGGGTCACCCGAGCGCGACCGCTACGTGTTCCGCGAGGGCACCGGCGCCGGTGGTGAGGAGCCGCCGAACGACTGGCAGAGCGTCTTCGGCGGTCCGGCGTGGACCCGGGTCACCGAGCAGGACGGCACACCGGGTCAGTGGTACCTGCACCTGTTCGACACCAAACAGCCCGACCTCAACTGGGAGAACCCAGTCGTACGAAGCGAATTCGAGGACATCCTGCGGTTCTGGCTGGACCGCGGCGTCGACGGCTTCCGGGTCGACGTCGCGCACGGACTCATCAAGGCGCACGGCCTGCCGGACTGGGAAGGTCCGATGAACATGCTCGACATGACCGAGGAGCGGACGCCGCCACCGATGTGGGACCAGGACGGCGTCCACGAGATCTACCGCGACTGGCGCAAGATCCTCGACTCCTACCCGGGCCAGCGCGCGATGTGCGCGGAGGCGTGGGTGGAGCCGCCGGAGCGGGCCGCCCGCTACGTGCGCAGCGACGAGTTCCAGCAGTCGTTCAACTTCGACTTCCTCACCACGCCGTGGCGCGCGGCCGACCTGATCGAGTCGATCGACCGCTCCTACCGCGCCAACGACCAGGTCGGGGCACCGACGACCTGGGTGCTGTCCAACCACGATGTGGTCCGGCACGCCACCCGGCTCGCCCTTCCGGTCGGCGAACCACGCCCGAACGGCATCTTCGCCACCGACCCGCAGCCCGACGCCGAGTTGGGTCTGCGGCGGGCCCGCGCCGCCACCACGCTGATGCTGGCGCTGCCCGGCGGCGCCTACCTCTACTACGGGGAAGAGCTCGGACTGCCCGATCACACGACGCTGCCGAACGAGGTGCGTCAGGACCCGGCATACGAGCGGACCGGGCACAAGGACGCCGGTCGCGACGGCTGCCGCATCCCGATGCCGTGGGAAAAGGACTCCCCTGCCTACGGATTCGGCTCTGAACAGCAGCCCTGGCTCCCCCAGCCCGAGTCGTACGGCGCCCTCGCCGTCGACCAGCAGGAGGGCGTCGCGGGCTCGACGCTGGAGCTGTACCGGACGCTACTGCGCGTCCGCCGCGAACTCGATCTGGGCGAGGGATCGCTGACCGCGGTCGACCTCGGACCCGACGTGGTCGCCTACGACGTCGCCAGCGGCGCCGACACGGTGCGGGTCATCCTCAACCTCGGCACCGCCGATGTCGAATTGCCCTCTGCCGCAGAGGTTCTCGTCGGCAGCGAGCAGGGTCTCGATACAGCCTCCTCCGCTTCGCTCCCCCGGCCACTCGACCCGCGAGTGCTCCCCACGGACACCGCGGTCTGGCTACGCCTCTGA
- a CDS encoding acyl-CoA thioesterase, whose product MPARPYYIDIPVRWSDMDALGHVNNVQFLRLLEEARVLGMAEWFTGMKTGPDGRPPLLVARAEIDYLRQLHWRAEPVVVAIWVSNMAGASFDTSYEVRAGRDPDSEVYAVAETTQVVFDMKTQRPVRIAPEHREVLHRYAGEPVRMKRRPKGHR is encoded by the coding sequence ATGCCTGCCCGCCCGTATTACATCGACATTCCCGTCCGCTGGTCCGACATGGACGCGCTGGGCCATGTCAACAACGTGCAGTTCCTGCGGTTGCTCGAGGAAGCCCGGGTTCTCGGGATGGCCGAGTGGTTCACCGGGATGAAGACCGGCCCCGACGGCCGCCCGCCACTGCTGGTGGCCAGGGCCGAGATCGACTACCTGCGGCAGCTGCACTGGCGTGCGGAGCCGGTCGTGGTCGCGATCTGGGTGTCGAACATGGCGGGGGCCTCGTTCGACACGAGCTACGAGGTCCGTGCCGGCCGGGATCCGGACTCGGAGGTGTATGCCGTGGCCGAGACGACCCAGGTGGTCTTCGACATGAAGACCCAGCGCCCGGTGCGCATCGCCCCGGAGCACCGTGAGGTGTTGCACCGCTACGCCGGCGAACCGGTGCGCATGAAGCGCCGCCCCAAGGGGCACCGGTGA